Sequence from the Sulfuracidifex tepidarius genome:
CCCTATGGCTTATACCAAGGAGTCTACAACGCGTACGTGATGGACATGTATGCTGCTGAATACTATGACGCTATAACGGGTTCCTCTTACGGTAATGTGAGCCTCCTGACCGACGTGATGAATAACCCTAACCTACTTTACGATTACGGTTTCTTAGCGAACTACTATGCCACACTAGCTATGAACCTGAGCAATTACTTCATTAAACAGCTTAACTCTACGGCACAAGGAATTGTGGAATCTTCTATACAACATTACATGGAGAATGAGGTCTCGTCCTTACAGAGTCAGGCTGCATACTTTGATGGACCATCCTTAGTCGGTTACATATTAATGAACGATGGAAGCACCTATTCACTGTATCATGCAATGCCTTTCATCAGAATGAGCGAAAACACCGAAGAGCTAACATGGTACAATGCAGTATAGGGGAAGAAGACTTTTCTTTCTTGAAAACATAGAGAGGAAAGATCTCATATCATTTTTCCCTTTCTTTTTAAAATGTGTAGGACGACTTTATTTATCTCTAAGCCTAAAGATTTTTCCCTTAATTTAATGAATGAATCAATGTATATGCCTTTCTTTACTCATTTAATTTATAAAATAGAGATACATAGAAGGAAAAGAAAACAGAACTTTACTCTATTTCTCTCGATTACAAAATCATCATCAAATTAATGAAAAAAGAAAAATGCATATAAATAGCGTTAGAAGAGCCTGTACCCGCAGGATGGACAGAACCTAGCATTAGGTGGTAAAGGAGATGAGCATGAAGGGCATGTTGACTGACGGTATGGCTGTTGATAGGATGGTTGATAAGGGTTTTGCTGATAAGGCTGCTGATAAGGGTTTTGAGTTCCGTAACCGTAAGGGTTATTGAACTGCTGATTGCTGCCGTAAGGGTTATTGCCGTACATGTTTACCTGTCCAGAATACACAAGCCTTTCTATTTCACTCATAACTTGTCTCTCTATCTCCAAGTTCCAAATCTCTTCAATTCCCTCGACTACAGCAAGAGGGGTTAAGACTAGGTACGCTATAACGTCTTCTGCCACGTCAGTGCCTACTATCCAGTCAGCTAAACCTATGTTGACGTTCAAAGATCCCATCCCACTGCTCATCCTTACGGTGAAAGCCCTATTAGCTCCAAATATAGTCCTCAGGATCCCGGTCTTCTTAGCTTGAACCACGGCAGAGTTCCCGCTTACGAAGTTCTGAGTGTGGTAGCCTTTTCCCTGCAGATAAAAATCTATGCTTTGAGCCAAGGCTTGGAGGTTAACATTAACTCCGTTGAATGTCTTGTCCATGAGTACCTTTCTGCTCTGACTATAATTTATCTCTATGGGTTCTTAAAATTTAGCTGTAATGGGAGATTCAATCCGGAGCGCTTCCTTGTGCACTTCTTTGTAAAATCAATGACTTTCGCTGAGGAGATCATGTTACGATTAGGTTTACATGCCTCAAAGGGAATAGTTGAGAGATGAAGGAGATCTTTAAATAAGACAACTTGTTTATCCCCGAGCCTGTAGCCGAAACTGATACCCCACTCAAGAGTTGAAACCCTTTTAACACACTGATGATGCGTTCTAGGAAGGAAGAAGGTCGTTATAAAGAAAAGTGCAAAAACAAAAATTAATATAGGTTGTCCTAATCAAAAATACGCAACTACATATGATCTCTCATCATCAAATGATATTATATAGCATGTAAATAGATTAATTTGCATGGACATTGCATATATAGAGGATCTGGTCTATTACGGGAAATACGACGTAGCTCTACCCTTGATTCTAAGGGAAGAGAAAGAGGAGAAGTCGGCAGAGCTGGAATTCTTGAAAGGCATTTGCCTCAGAGAGACAGGGGACCCCATCGGAGCTATTTCCTGTTTCAAAGAAGCCGAGTCCATGGGTATGGAGAACAGGAAGAGGCTCTACCACGAAATAGCTTGGACTTACCTTAAGATGGGGAAAAGGGAAGAGGCAATAGAAGCGCTCAAAAAGGTAGAGGACCCTGAAGTCTTGGTGGAGGAAGCCGAGATTTTCGAGGAGTCGGGAGACGTGAACAAGGCAGAGGAAATAGTAGATTCTTTGCTGAGCTCTTCACCGTCCCTTAATGCATATCTCAAGAAAGCACAGATCATGGTGAGGCGTGGAGACATGGACGGGGCAATAAAGTTGCTCAGGGAGGTGAAAGACGAGAGGGCTGACGTAATAGCTAACTTCCTCGAGATAGTTTCAGGGAGATCGAGCTCCATGAAGGGAAACGAGAATTTTCTACCATACGTTGTAGGACTGTCTATCTCTTACGCTATGAGGGGAGAGCTTGATAAAGCAGAGGACGAGGCTAAGAGGGCAGTCTCACTCGATCCTTACTCTCCTCTTTTGCACACAGTTTACGGGGTAATCCTCCTCCTCCGCGGTAAAGACGGGGACGACGAGTTAAGGAAGGGAAAGGAATGGAGGGAGCCCTCTTACATGAAGGAAGGAATTAGCATGGAAGGAATTAAGTTTCTAATTGACGAAATGATGAGAGACTTGGTCGGCTGACCTAGACCTGGTGACATGTAGTGTCAGCCAGCTTATAAGTCATGGAAAGAGAGACGTTGGTGAAAGTTTGCAAAAAGATGGAATCGGGAGGGTTAGAGAAAAATAGTAAAGGAAAAATCCACACAATACTAAATGAGGAGAAAAAGCTAATGAAAAAAGTTTCTTAGAAGTTAAGTACTTCGTATCCCTTAGACACTAAATCAGCTAGGACTGGTCCTATCATTGTCACATTGAGTGTTTGAACTTGCTTTAACTTATCAGTTATCTTCATACTATCTCCAACTACTTGGCACGCCATTGGTTTCTCCCCTAGATCTGAGAAGTTCTTGATC
This genomic interval carries:
- a CDS encoding tetratricopeptide repeat protein → MDIAYIEDLVYYGKYDVALPLILREEKEEKSAELEFLKGICLRETGDPIGAISCFKEAESMGMENRKRLYHEIAWTYLKMGKREEAIEALKKVEDPEVLVEEAEIFEESGDVNKAEEIVDSLLSSSPSLNAYLKKAQIMVRRGDMDGAIKLLREVKDERADVIANFLEIVSGRSSSMKGNENFLPYVVGLSISYAMRGELDKAEDEAKRAVSLDPYSPLLHTVYGVILLLRGKDGDDELRKGKEWREPSYMKEGISMEGIKFLIDEMMRDLVG
- a CDS encoding zinc ribbon domain-containing protein; protein product: MDKTFNGVNVNLQALAQSIDFYLQGKGYHTQNFVSGNSAVVQAKKTGILRTIFGANRAFTVRMSSGMGSLNVNIGLADWIVGTDVAEDVIAYLVLTPLAVVEGIEEIWNLEIERQVMSEIERLVYSGQVNMYGNNPYGSNQQFNNPYGYGTQNPYQQPYQQNPYQPSYQQPYRQSTCPSCSSPLPPNARFCPSCGYRLF